From Leptotrichia wadei, one genomic window encodes:
- the htpX gene encoding zinc metalloprotease HtpX: MFINTMKTGLLMFGLVFLFVAIGGALGNQQGALIGLIIAGGMSFYSYWFSDKMVIKAYNGQEVNSQNNPRLYHLIQRLAKNADLPMPKVYIIPERQPNAFATGRNPNNAAVACTAGLLEMMDDNELAGVMAHELGHIKHRDILISTIAATFAGAIANIARFLPYVSSGDNRNGERRRNNVATAMLVSLLAPIAASIIQMSISRKREYMADRAGAEFSGNPLYLRNALQKLESYSHSIPMNREDPATAHMFIVNPFSNLGNLKNLFSTHPSTDDRIRELEKMAREENLL, translated from the coding sequence ATGTTTATAAATACTATGAAAACAGGTCTTTTGATGTTTGGATTAGTTTTCCTGTTTGTAGCAATTGGCGGCGCATTGGGAAATCAGCAAGGGGCATTAATTGGGCTTATAATTGCTGGTGGAATGAGTTTTTACAGTTACTGGTTTAGTGATAAAATGGTTATTAAGGCTTATAATGGTCAAGAAGTCAATTCCCAAAATAATCCAAGATTATATCATCTGATACAAAGATTGGCAAAAAATGCCGATTTACCTATGCCAAAAGTTTACATAATTCCAGAGCGACAGCCAAATGCCTTTGCAACTGGAAGAAATCCAAATAATGCAGCGGTTGCATGTACTGCTGGACTGCTTGAAATGATGGATGATAACGAACTGGCCGGAGTAATGGCACATGAACTTGGACATATAAAACATCGGGATATTTTAATTAGTACAATTGCCGCTACATTTGCTGGAGCAATTGCAAATATTGCAAGATTTTTACCTTATGTATCAAGCGGAGACAATAGAAATGGTGAAAGAAGACGAAACAACGTCGCCACTGCAATGCTAGTATCACTTTTAGCCCCAATAGCCGCTTCTATAATTCAAATGTCTATTTCAAGAAAAAGAGAATACATGGCAGACAGAGCTGGAGCTGAATTTTCAGGAAATCCCTTATATTTACGTAATGCACTCCAAAAATTGGAAAGTTACAGTCACAGTATTCCAATGAACAGAGAAGATCCGGCAACAGCACATATGTTTATCGTAAATCCATTTTCAAACCTTGGAAATCTAAAAAATTTATTTAGTACACATCCGTCTACTGACGACAGGATAAGAGAACTTGAGAAAATGGCAAGAGAAGAAAATTTATTATAG
- a CDS encoding contractile injection system protein, VgrG/Pvc8 family, producing the protein MGNESANMENMYEGKNIGIILDKKNLDNFVIREFVLNENINEHQKLEIQLEMDEEQRKNLERIIEKENVEIEIELSGLDQNVRRKIFCGIVDYFEILDYGSYGCRILMKAFSKSIIFDRKNEKKYRVFQDTSLMFSDIINEINKDYADKKLEIKYSDIAKKQIGSLVVQFDETDWEFLVRLASQLKTGLFVVEQGIILFGMVEMGEVKKENKYFSDYSLVRDYKNLYYKVQSNKVINLGDTVSISENTEKNKAEENGKNSEDFNGSKGSFSVLKTKIFLKDFILKSEFLATNMGSYHIFKKYNKKIRGCRIEANVERVFEDGGIAKMEVKFSEGLKRIVQERNNSESNDRAYDDYGLKRFPLSYQTFYSQTNTGFFCTPEVNDTVEVYFPNEDERFAKVSWAINNKGNGRFSDYTKRNFQVNQSDFNFNLNLNAFEVKTAEKYSVESPNIVENADNFVNKATQNLVVASDNYLGIESIGDADFYASKINIIGKEKEITVESLSSDVRIKGKKVHSN; encoded by the coding sequence ATGGGGAATGAAAGTGCAAATATGGAAAATATGTATGAAGGGAAAAATATTGGAATTATACTGGATAAGAAAAATCTGGATAATTTTGTAATTCGAGAATTTGTGCTGAATGAAAACATTAATGAACATCAGAAGCTGGAAATACAACTGGAAATGGATGAAGAGCAAAGGAAGAATCTGGAAAGAATTATTGAAAAGGAAAATGTTGAAATTGAAATTGAACTTTCAGGGTTGGATCAGAATGTCAGAAGGAAGATTTTTTGTGGAATAGTTGATTATTTTGAAATATTAGATTATGGAAGTTATGGGTGCAGGATTTTAATGAAGGCATTTTCCAAAAGTATAATTTTTGATAGGAAAAATGAGAAGAAATATAGAGTTTTTCAAGACACGAGTCTTATGTTTTCAGATATAATTAATGAGATTAATAAAGATTATGCTGATAAAAAGCTGGAAATAAAATATTCTGATATTGCGAAAAAGCAGATTGGCAGTCTTGTTGTGCAGTTTGATGAAACAGATTGGGAGTTTTTAGTAAGGCTTGCTAGTCAGTTGAAAACTGGGCTGTTTGTAGTTGAGCAGGGGATAATATTGTTTGGAATGGTGGAAATGGGGGAAGTTAAGAAGGAAAATAAATATTTTTCAGATTATTCGCTTGTGAGGGATTATAAAAATTTATATTATAAAGTGCAGTCAAATAAAGTAATAAATCTAGGAGACACTGTTTCTATTTCTGAAAATACTGAGAAGAACAAAGCTGAAGAAAATGGAAAGAATAGTGAAGATTTTAATGGGAGCAAGGGAAGTTTTTCTGTATTGAAGACTAAAATATTTTTAAAGGACTTCATTCTGAAAAGTGAATTTTTGGCAACAAATATGGGCAGTTATCATATATTTAAAAAATATAATAAAAAAATTAGAGGATGTAGAATTGAGGCTAATGTTGAGCGAGTATTTGAAGATGGTGGAATTGCAAAAATGGAAGTGAAATTTTCAGAGGGGCTAAAAAGAATTGTTCAGGAAAGAAATAATTCTGAAAGTAATGACAGGGCTTATGATGATTATGGATTGAAAAGATTTCCATTAAGTTATCAGACTTTTTATTCGCAGACAAATACAGGATTTTTCTGTACTCCAGAAGTAAATGACACTGTTGAGGTTTATTTTCCAAACGAAGATGAACGATTTGCAAAAGTGTCGTGGGCAATTAATAACAAAGGAAATGGAAGATTTAGCGATTATACGAAAAGGAATTTTCAGGTAAATCAGAGCGATTTTAATTTTAACTTGAATTTAAATGCTTTTGAAGTTAAGACAGCTGAAAAATATAGTGTAGAATCACCTAATATAGTTGAAAATGCGGATAATTTTGTAAATAAGGCAACTCAAAATTTGGTGGTGGCATCAGATAATTATTTGGGGATAGAGTCGATTGGGGATGCTGACTTTTATGCTTCTAAAATAAATATTATTGGGAAAGAAAAGGAAATAACGGTGGAATCGTTGAGTTCAGATGTGAGAATTAAAGGGAAGAAAGTTCATAGTAATTAA
- a CDS encoding potassium channel family protein has protein sequence MKKKIEDLHKSKRFRISYQVIFIFLALYSFVTTILDLHGDISIFNNPILEFVDVSIYLIFAADYFIRFTHSDNKLDFIENNIPDLISIIPYYSIFRLFRIFKIRRLARVFKHLKLTKTYLSIKKFYKKIKKILRANGLIYLLIFAVLGIIVSALIVSYVEKLSYFNSLWWAFVTATTVGYGDVYPHTFIGRIIAIFLILIGMGTFGMITGAITSYFLNRQADLIPDDDLDEYILNSLNYTDAEKQEIISFIQFVRNKRKK, from the coding sequence ATGAAAAAGAAAATTGAAGATTTACATAAAAGCAAAAGATTTAGGATAAGTTATCAGGTTATTTTTATTTTTTTAGCATTATACAGCTTTGTTACTACAATTTTAGATTTACACGGCGATATTAGTATTTTTAATAATCCAATTTTAGAATTTGTTGATGTATCAATTTATCTGATTTTTGCAGCCGATTATTTTATCCGCTTTACACATTCAGACAATAAACTTGATTTTATAGAAAATAATATTCCTGACTTAATTTCAATTATCCCGTATTATTCTATTTTTAGATTATTCAGGATTTTTAAAATAAGACGTTTGGCTAGAGTTTTTAAGCATTTAAAACTAACAAAAACTTATTTATCTATAAAAAAATTCTATAAAAAAATAAAAAAAATTTTAAGGGCAAATGGACTTATTTATTTGTTAATTTTCGCTGTACTAGGAATTATCGTATCTGCCCTGATAGTTTCCTATGTTGAAAAGCTATCCTATTTCAACAGCTTATGGTGGGCATTTGTAACTGCAACTACCGTCGGTTACGGCGATGTCTACCCGCATACATTTATTGGAAGAATAATTGCTATTTTTCTAATACTCATTGGAATGGGAACTTTTGGTATGATCACAGGAGCAATTACAAGCTACTTTTTAAATCGCCAAGCTGACCTGATTCCAGATGATGATTTAGATGAATACATCCTTAATTCTCTAAATTACACGGATGCAGAAAAGCAGGAAATTATATCTTTTATACAATTTGTAAGAAATAAAAGAAAAAAATAA
- a CDS encoding FAD-dependent oxidoreductase, with protein sequence MKIVVIGGGAAGMMFSTQYKKANPEDEIILFEKSSYVAWAGCPTPYFIADELKKSDVLHGTPEDFINRGINVKIHHEVTKIDFENKTLTVKGNEINGTISYDKLVIAVGAKSFVPNIAGYSQNLENVFTLSHAEHAFKIKDFLNENKSRLKNAVVVGAGFIGIEMAESFKKNGLNVTLIEKADQIFPNVSENLKKRIYKEIEKNNVTLKLNSGVSEIISENNVAKSVKLDNGETVDFDIALFSIGITPNIDFLPKELKTDSGKITVNDKFETNIKDVYAIGDCIFNKYYKTDRNLYAPFGDVANKHGMFLAKHLSGKDVSWKGLIRSFATSFYDVKLAQTGLSLKEALELGYNADVVSMKAMYKNSGFEDSVPASAEIIYDKDKKIVLGGAMAGKEAVAQFVDQMAIVITLETPIEKFIEIDFAYSPTNASVWNPLLVTYRKVIK encoded by the coding sequence ATGAAAATAGTTGTAATTGGAGGCGGAGCAGCTGGAATGATGTTTTCGACTCAATATAAAAAGGCAAATCCTGAAGATGAAATTATTTTATTTGAAAAGTCATCTTATGTGGCTTGGGCTGGATGTCCAACACCTTATTTTATCGCTGATGAATTGAAAAAAAGCGATGTCTTGCACGGAACGCCTGAAGATTTTATAAACCGTGGAATTAATGTGAAAATTCATCACGAAGTTACAAAAATAGATTTTGAAAATAAAACTTTAACAGTAAAAGGCAATGAAATTAACGGGACAATTTCTTATGACAAATTGGTAATTGCTGTTGGAGCAAAATCATTTGTACCAAATATTGCTGGGTATTCTCAAAATTTGGAAAATGTATTTACTTTATCTCATGCAGAGCATGCCTTTAAAATAAAGGATTTCCTAAATGAAAATAAATCAAGATTAAAAAATGCAGTTGTTGTAGGAGCTGGATTCATTGGGATTGAAATGGCTGAATCGTTCAAAAAAAATGGATTAAATGTTACATTGATTGAAAAGGCTGACCAAATTTTTCCAAATGTTTCTGAAAATTTGAAAAAAAGAATTTATAAGGAAATAGAAAAAAACAACGTTACATTAAAATTAAATTCAGGAGTTTCGGAAATTATTTCTGAAAACAATGTAGCAAAATCAGTAAAATTAGACAATGGAGAAACTGTGGATTTTGATATTGCATTATTTAGCATCGGAATTACTCCAAATATTGATTTTCTTCCTAAAGAATTAAAAACCGATTCTGGAAAAATTACTGTCAATGATAAATTTGAAACAAATATTAAAGATGTATATGCAATTGGAGATTGTATTTTTAACAAATATTACAAAACTGACAGAAATTTATATGCACCATTTGGAGATGTGGCAAATAAGCATGGAATGTTCCTTGCGAAGCATTTATCAGGAAAAGATGTGAGCTGGAAAGGATTGATCCGTTCTTTTGCAACTTCATTTTATGATGTGAAACTGGCACAAACTGGACTTTCACTAAAAGAAGCACTAGAATTAGGATATAATGCCGATGTTGTTTCAATGAAAGCAATGTATAAAAATTCAGGCTTTGAAGATTCTGTTCCTGCAAGCGCTGAAATCATTTACGATAAGGATAAAAAAATTGTTCTTGGCGGAGCAATGGCTGGAAAGGAAGCAGTTGCTCAATTTGTAGACCAGATGGCTATTGTTATTACTCTTGAAACGCCTATTGAAAAATTTATAGAAATTGACTTTGCATATTCTCCAACAAATGCAAGTGTTTGGAATCCGTTGCTGGTAACATACAGAAAAGTTATTAAATAA
- the udk gene encoding uridine kinase — protein MSYQTIIVGIAGGTGSGKTSVTQAIIENLERTGIHSILLEQDSYYKRNDHLTYEQRTKLNYDHPDAIDFDLLEKHILALKDGKSIEKPIYDFQVHNRINETQHIEPANLIIVEGILVLAIAKIRKLFDAKLFVDTDDDERLLRRIERDLNERARSFESIKNQYINTVKPMHLEFVEPSKRYADVIIPRGKDNKVGIKMVASRLRYLFNKLNKK, from the coding sequence ATGAGCTATCAAACTATAATTGTCGGAATTGCAGGAGGGACTGGTTCTGGTAAAACTAGTGTAACTCAAGCTATAATTGAAAATTTGGAAAGAACGGGGATTCATTCGATTTTACTTGAACAGGATTCCTATTATAAAAGAAATGACCATTTAACTTATGAACAAAGGACTAAATTGAATTATGACCATCCAGATGCGATTGATTTTGATTTGCTTGAAAAGCATATTTTGGCATTAAAAGATGGAAAATCCATTGAAAAACCCATTTATGATTTCCAAGTTCATAACAGAATTAATGAGACACAGCATATTGAGCCTGCAAATTTAATTATTGTGGAGGGAATTTTAGTGCTTGCCATTGCAAAAATCAGAAAGCTTTTTGATGCAAAATTATTTGTGGATACTGATGATGATGAAAGACTTTTAAGAAGAATTGAAAGGGATTTAAATGAACGTGCAAGAAGTTTTGAAAGTATAAAAAATCAATATATAAATACTGTAAAACCGATGCACTTGGAGTTTGTTGAGCCTTCCAAAAGATATGCAGACGTTATAATTCCACGTGGAAAAGATAATAAAGTGGGAATAAAAATGGTAGCAAGCAGACTTCGATATTTATTTAATAAATTAAATAAAAAATAA